TGAACACCATCGTGGGCAATGTGCCCGGTCTTGCCGAGCGGCCAAGGGGATGTCGTTTTTCGCCACGTTGCGCCCATGCGGACGCCATCAAATGCGAAACTGCCATGCCCGTGCTGCAATCGGTTGATACGGACCATCTGGTGCGATGCAATCGCTGGAAAGAGATCGAGGCATGACGCAGCCCGATACGGTCCTGTCGGTCCGGAACCTCAACAAGGTCTATCAGAACGCCGTCTCATGGGGCAGGCCCGGGAGCAAAAGCCATGTCGTGCGCGATGTGTCCTTTGACATGCGGCAAGGTGAAATCCTTGGCCTAATGGGCGAATCCGGATCGGGCAAGACGACGCTGGGCCGCCTTGTCCTTCAGTTGCTTCCCCTGACATCGGGGCAGGTCATGCTGGAAGGCCGTGAACTGTCGGCCATGACAATGCAGGCCCTGCGCCCATTGCGCGCGCGCATGCAGATGATTTTTCAGGACCCGCTCTTCGCCTTCAACCCGCGACATACGGTCCACCAGATTCTGAGCATGCCGCTACGGCTCCATCCCGAACTGGTGGCGCGCCATGGTCCGGTAAATGGACAGATCAGCCAGATTCTGGCGCAGGTCGGGCTGCCGCAGGACATACTGCATCGCTACCCGCAGGAGTTTTCGGGCGGGCAGAGGCAACGCATCGGGATCGCCCGCGCGCTGATCCTGCGGCCTTCGCTGGTCGTGGCGGATGAAGCGACATCGGCGCTGGATGTCTGCGTGCAGGCGCAGATACTCAACCTGTTGCTGGACCTGCGCGATCAACTGGGCCTGACAATCCTTTTTATCGCCCATGACCTGACGGCCATGGGGCTGGTATGTGACCGGGTGGCGGTCATGCTGCGGGGGCGGATTGTTGAAATCGCCCCGACGGCCGAACTGTTCAGCAGGCCGCGCCATCCCTATACCGCCAGCCTGCTGCAGGCCATTCCCCGTATCGGGAGCCGGGCGGCCACCGCCTCTTCCGCAGTCGTTCCGGCAAGGATCGCAGCGGGACAGGACATGGATCATGGGTGCCCTTTTCGCATGTCATGCCGTTGGGCGGTGGAAGTGTGCGCCCGGACTGACACGACATTGCGACTGTTCGAGGACGGCCACTGGTCGGCCTGTCACCGCGAGGACCTGGAACTTCCAGGAATCTGAGCAGGAATAACAATATAATAGGAGGCTGTTGTCATCATGGGACCAGTAGTGACTTCTATCGAGACGGATCCCGTTCCGCCTGCCCAGGCCGACGTGGTTGTTATTGGCGGCGGCATTGTCGGGGTCAGCACGGCCTATTTCCTGGCCAGGCAGGGCCTGTCGGTTGCTCTGTGCGAAAAGGGATATATCGGCGGCGAACAGTCCAGCCGTAATTGGGGCTGGGTGCGCAAGAACGGCCGTGACTGGCGTGAACTGCCGCTGATGCTGGAAAGCTTCC
This is a stretch of genomic DNA from Komagataeibacter xylinus. It encodes these proteins:
- a CDS encoding oligopeptide/dipeptide ABC transporter ATP-binding protein, whose protein sequence is MTQPDTVLSVRNLNKVYQNAVSWGRPGSKSHVVRDVSFDMRQGEILGLMGESGSGKTTLGRLVLQLLPLTSGQVMLEGRELSAMTMQALRPLRARMQMIFQDPLFAFNPRHTVHQILSMPLRLHPELVARHGPVNGQISQILAQVGLPQDILHRYPQEFSGGQRQRIGIARALILRPSLVVADEATSALDVCVQAQILNLLLDLRDQLGLTILFIAHDLTAMGLVCDRVAVMLRGRIVEIAPTAELFSRPRHPYTASLLQAIPRIGSRAATASSAVVPARIAAGQDMDHGCPFRMSCRWAVEVCARTDTTLRLFEDGHWSACHREDLELPGI